In one window of Agromyces badenianii DNA:
- a CDS encoding ABC transporter permease produces MSTESRAYGDAHPLRRTAWDRYRHSLWLLTTRDLKVRYSTSALGYVWSVLDPLVMAGIYWFVFTQVFQRPVGTEPYIVFLLSALLPWMWFNGAVSDSTRAFLKDAKLVRSTMIPRTIWVNRIVLSKGIEFLLALPVLALFAVIFGAPVHWELLLFPLAILLQAILTAGVALIVAPLVVFFRDLERAVKLALRFLFYASPIIYGVTDLPSELHFWAAFNPLSGIFGIYRAGFFPEELDWFNIAVAAVMSLALLAIGLRVFRSAERQVLKEI; encoded by the coding sequence ATCAGCACGGAGTCGAGGGCGTACGGCGATGCGCATCCGCTACGGCGGACGGCGTGGGACCGCTACCGCCATTCCCTGTGGCTGCTCACGACGCGCGACCTGAAGGTGCGCTACTCGACCTCGGCCCTCGGCTACGTCTGGTCGGTGCTCGATCCGCTCGTGATGGCGGGCATCTACTGGTTCGTCTTCACCCAGGTGTTCCAGCGGCCGGTCGGCACCGAACCGTACATCGTCTTCCTGCTGTCGGCGCTGCTGCCGTGGATGTGGTTCAACGGGGCGGTCTCGGACTCGACGCGCGCCTTCCTGAAAGACGCGAAGCTCGTGCGATCGACGATGATCCCGCGCACGATCTGGGTCAACCGCATCGTGCTGTCGAAGGGCATCGAGTTCCTGCTCGCGCTGCCGGTGCTCGCGCTCTTCGCGGTGATCTTCGGGGCGCCCGTGCACTGGGAGCTGCTCCTCTTCCCGCTCGCGATCCTGCTGCAGGCGATCCTCACCGCGGGTGTCGCCCTGATCGTCGCCCCCCTCGTGGTCTTCTTCCGCGACCTCGAGCGAGCCGTCAAGCTCGCACTGCGGTTCCTGTTCTACGCCTCCCCGATCATCTACGGGGTCACCGACCTTCCGTCGGAGCTGCACTTCTGGGCGGCCTTCAATCCGCTCTCGGGTATCTTCGGCATCTACCGGGCCGGGTTCTTCCCCGAAGAGCTCGACTGGTTCAACATCGCTGTCGCCGCAGTGATGTCGCTCGCGTTGCTCGCCATCGGACTGCGGGTGTTCCGCTCCGCCGAACGCCAGGTGCTGAAGGAGATCTGA
- a CDS encoding ECF transporter S component, with product MHRASTRVILSCAAIGVGGGLFAAGAGYVAGLIAGIAPMLYGLTIGSHFLPSAVALALLKRPGVGILTGFIAGLVGAAFAPHWILRFLGTGLLVGALLELPFFVTRYKNWSPWLYYLAAGASGLLLAAGTFIALGPEHYAPWFWMLYLGLFTLSPIVFTWLGRVIAASLARAGVARTLTTPG from the coding sequence GTGCACCGCGCCAGTACCCGCGTCATTCTCAGTTGCGCCGCGATCGGCGTGGGCGGCGGACTCTTCGCCGCGGGAGCGGGGTACGTCGCCGGGCTCATCGCTGGCATCGCCCCGATGCTCTACGGCCTCACCATCGGTTCGCACTTCCTGCCCAGCGCCGTCGCCCTGGCGCTGCTGAAGCGCCCCGGTGTCGGCATCCTCACCGGATTCATCGCCGGTCTCGTGGGCGCGGCGTTCGCTCCGCACTGGATTCTGCGCTTCCTCGGCACGGGACTCCTCGTCGGCGCGCTGCTCGAACTCCCGTTCTTCGTGACGCGGTACAAGAACTGGTCGCCGTGGCTGTATTACCTCGCCGCCGGGGCATCCGGACTGCTGCTCGCAGCAGGCACCTTCATCGCCCTCGGCCCCGAGCATTACGCCCCCTGGTTCTGGATGCTCTACCTCGGGCTCTTCACACTGAGCCCGATCGTCTTCACCTGGCTCGGCCGGGTGATCGCCGCATCGTTGGCTCGTGCGGGAGTCGCCCGCACCCTCACGACCCCGGGCTGA
- a CDS encoding NTP transferase domain-containing protein — MTTQIVILAAGMGSRLGRSLPKPLTELSDGRTIMGQQFDNIHHAFGENANVTIVVGYKLEHIIEAFPQASFVYNEEYDQTNTSKSLMRALAASQSGGVLWMNGDVVFDPSILDRALPFIARDQSFVTVNTSKVSDEEVKYTTSAEGYIKELSKTVKGGLGEAVGINYIASRDKATLLAHLQRVGDQDYFERGLELAIDKNGLLVEPMDISDLYAVEIDFAEDLERANHFV, encoded by the coding sequence GTGACCACCCAGATCGTGATTCTCGCGGCCGGCATGGGGAGCCGGCTCGGGCGATCCCTCCCCAAACCCCTCACCGAACTCAGCGACGGCCGCACCATCATGGGCCAGCAGTTCGACAACATCCACCACGCGTTCGGTGAGAACGCCAACGTGACGATCGTCGTCGGCTACAAGCTCGAGCACATCATCGAGGCCTTCCCCCAGGCATCCTTCGTCTACAACGAGGAGTACGACCAGACGAACACCTCGAAGAGCCTCATGCGGGCCCTCGCGGCGTCGCAGTCGGGCGGCGTGCTGTGGATGAACGGCGACGTCGTCTTCGACCCGAGCATCCTCGATCGCGCACTGCCCTTCATCGCGCGCGACCAGTCCTTCGTCACGGTCAACACCTCGAAGGTCTCCGACGAAGAGGTGAAGTACACCACGAGCGCCGAGGGCTACATCAAGGAACTCTCCAAGACCGTCAAGGGCGGGCTCGGCGAGGCCGTCGGCATCAACTACATCGCGAGCCGCGACAAGGCGACCCTGCTCGCCCACCTGCAGCGTGTCGGCGACCAGGACTACTTCGAGCGCGGCCTCGAGCTCGCGATCGACAAGAACGGCCTGCTCGTCGAGCCGATGGACATCTCCGACCTCTACGCGGTCGAGATCGACTTCGCCGAAGACCTCGAGCGGGCGAACCACTTCGTGTGA
- a CDS encoding ABC transporter ATP-binding protein: MLRPARPAPAVDAPKVLAVDGLVKRFGENTAVDGMSLEVRAGSFFGIVGPNGAGKTTTLSMITGLLRPDAGTVRIHDIDAWANPQAAKQATGVLPDRLRLFDRLTGAQLLYYSGVLRGLDSRTVRERSSDLIAAFGLDDAVDRLVADYSAGMTKKIALACAMIHSPRLLVLDEPFESVDPVSAANLTEILERYVAGGGTVVLSSHGMDLIERVCDSAAIIVAGRVLASGTLDEVRAGQTLEDRFVELAGGRKAAEGMEWLHSFSD; the protein is encoded by the coding sequence ATGCTTCGCCCGGCACGCCCCGCACCCGCGGTGGATGCGCCGAAGGTGCTCGCGGTTGACGGACTCGTCAAGCGGTTCGGCGAGAACACCGCCGTCGACGGCATGTCGCTCGAGGTGCGAGCGGGTTCGTTCTTCGGCATCGTCGGCCCGAACGGCGCCGGCAAGACCACGACGCTCTCGATGATCACCGGTCTGCTCCGGCCCGATGCCGGAACCGTGCGCATCCACGACATCGACGCCTGGGCGAATCCGCAAGCGGCCAAGCAGGCCACAGGCGTGCTGCCCGACCGGCTGCGCCTCTTCGATCGGCTCACCGGAGCGCAGCTGCTCTACTACTCGGGCGTGCTGCGGGGCCTCGACAGTCGCACCGTGCGCGAGCGCAGCAGCGACCTCATCGCGGCGTTCGGCCTCGACGACGCCGTCGACCGTCTCGTCGCCGACTACTCGGCCGGCATGACGAAGAAGATCGCCCTCGCCTGCGCGATGATCCACTCGCCGCGGCTGCTCGTGCTCGACGAGCCGTTCGAGTCGGTCGACCCGGTCTCGGCGGCGAACCTCACCGAGATCCTCGAGCGATACGTCGCCGGCGGTGGCACGGTCGTGCTCTCCAGCCACGGCATGGACCTCATCGAGCGCGTCTGCGACTCGGCCGCGATCATCGTCGCCGGGCGCGTGCTCGCGTCGGGCACGCTCGACGAGGTGCGGGCCGGCCAGACCCTCGAAGACCGATTCGTCGAGCTCGCCGGCGGGCGCAAGGCTGCGGAAGGCATGGAATGGTTGCACAGTTTCTCCGACTGA
- a CDS encoding DUF3039 domain-containing protein: MISSVRVSIADPDSPGGGTSVLDRELEKLLQDEAIEPGDHERFSHYVKKEKILESALTGKPVKALCGKKWTPGRDPEKFPVCPTCKEIYERMKAE; this comes from the coding sequence ATGATCTCCTCCGTGCGCGTGAGCATCGCCGACCCCGATTCGCCCGGCGGCGGCACCTCCGTTCTCGACCGCGAGCTCGAGAAACTGCTGCAAGACGAGGCCATCGAACCCGGTGACCACGAGCGCTTCTCGCACTACGTGAAGAAAGAGAAGATCCTCGAGTCGGCGCTCACGGGCAAGCCCGTGAAGGCGCTCTGCGGCAAGAAGTGGACGCCGGGGCGAGACCCCGAGAAGTTCCCCGTCTGCCCGACGTGCAAAGAGATCTACGAGCGGATGAAGGCGGAGTAG
- a CDS encoding nicotinate phosphoribosyltransferase, with product MTGSAALFTDRYELTMVDAALLDGTAHRESLFEAFARRLPDGRRYGIVAGTGRLLDLIGRFRFEDAELEWLGEHEVVRPATLDWLADYRFTGDIWGYREGEAYFPGSPLLTIQATFAEAVMLETVVLSTLNYDSSVASAAARMVSVALGRPIAEMGSRRTSERSAIAAARAAYIAGFDATSNLEAGRTFGIPTMGTAAHAFTLLHDTEEQAFRAQVDAFGPKTTLLVDTYDIARGVELAVKVAGTGLGAVRIDSGDLPTVVAAVREQLDTLGAVDTRITVTSDLDEFTIAGLSGAPVDAYGVGTAVVTGSGFPAAGMVFKLVARRDGAGEWVSVAKSSTQKASVGGRKNAARRLDATHTAREELVFVGDGPDGQAEFEAGSRLRPLMVQLMSGGEADPAHLGQAGTEAARAHRAEVMQELPIEAFRLGRGEPVIPTSYR from the coding sequence GTGACCGGTTCTGCTGCGCTCTTCACCGATCGATACGAATTGACGATGGTGGATGCCGCGTTGCTCGACGGCACCGCGCACCGCGAGAGCCTCTTCGAGGCCTTCGCCAGACGCCTGCCCGACGGCCGCCGCTACGGCATCGTCGCCGGCACGGGCCGCCTGCTCGACCTCATCGGGCGCTTCCGCTTCGAAGACGCCGAGCTCGAGTGGCTCGGCGAGCACGAGGTGGTGCGGCCCGCGACCCTCGACTGGCTCGCCGACTACCGCTTCACCGGCGACATCTGGGGCTACCGCGAGGGCGAGGCGTACTTCCCAGGTTCTCCGCTCCTGACGATCCAGGCGACCTTCGCCGAGGCCGTCATGCTCGAGACGGTCGTGCTCTCGACACTGAACTACGACTCCTCGGTCGCGAGCGCCGCCGCCCGCATGGTCTCCGTCGCCCTCGGTCGGCCGATCGCCGAGATGGGCTCGCGTCGCACGAGCGAGCGCTCCGCCATCGCCGCGGCACGCGCGGCCTACATCGCCGGCTTCGACGCGACCTCGAACCTCGAAGCCGGACGCACCTTCGGCATCCCCACCATGGGCACCGCTGCGCACGCGTTCACGCTGCTGCACGACACCGAGGAGCAGGCGTTCCGCGCCCAGGTCGACGCCTTCGGGCCGAAGACGACGCTGCTCGTCGACACGTACGACATCGCGAGGGGTGTCGAGCTCGCCGTGAAGGTCGCCGGCACCGGGCTCGGCGCGGTGCGCATCGACTCGGGCGATCTGCCGACCGTCGTCGCCGCCGTGCGCGAACAGCTCGACACGCTCGGCGCGGTCGACACGAGGATCACCGTCACGAGCGACCTCGACGAGTTCACGATCGCAGGCCTCTCGGGCGCGCCGGTCGATGCGTACGGCGTCGGCACAGCGGTGGTCACGGGCTCGGGCTTCCCGGCCGCCGGCATGGTGTTCAAGCTCGTCGCCCGCCGCGACGGCGCGGGCGAGTGGGTGTCGGTGGCGAAGTCCTCGACGCAGAAGGCGAGCGTCGGCGGCCGCAAGAACGCCGCGCGTCGCCTCGATGCGACGCACACCGCTCGTGAAGAGCTCGTCTTCGTCGGCGACGGCCCCGACGGGCAGGCCGAGTTCGAGGCCGGCAGCCGGCTGCGCCCGCTCATGGTGCAACTGATGTCGGGCGGCGAGGCTGACCCGGCCCACCTCGGCCAGGCCGGCACGGAGGCCGCCCGTGCGCATCGTGCCGAGGTCATGCAGGAACTGCCGATCGAGGCGTTCCGGCTCGGCCGGGGCGAGCCCGTGATTCCGACGTCGTACCGCTGA
- the murI gene encoding glutamate racemase has protein sequence MTDAPIGIFDSGVGGLTVARAVKDQLPNESILYIGDLEHSPYGPKKIADVRGYALAVLDDLVAQGVKMLVIACNTASAAMLRDARERYEVPVVEVIQPAVRRAVAATKTGRVGVIGTAGTIASRAYDDAFAAAPHLELFSQACPRFVEFVEAGVTTGDEVLAIAEEYLAPLKRARIDTLVLGCTHYPFLKGAISYVMGEEVSLVSSDVETANDVYRVLVGTRLERRAATPPSYRYEATGRSTSAFLDLANRLIGPEIPSVELVQTGAVTIPDHLRLRQENA, from the coding sequence GTGACGGATGCACCGATCGGGATCTTCGACTCCGGAGTCGGCGGGCTCACCGTCGCCCGGGCGGTGAAAGACCAGCTGCCCAATGAGTCGATCCTCTACATCGGCGACCTCGAGCACTCGCCGTACGGCCCGAAGAAGATCGCCGACGTGCGCGGGTACGCGCTCGCGGTGCTCGACGATCTCGTCGCGCAAGGCGTGAAGATGCTCGTCATCGCGTGCAACACCGCCTCGGCGGCGATGCTGCGCGATGCCCGTGAACGCTACGAGGTACCGGTGGTCGAGGTGATCCAGCCGGCGGTGCGCCGTGCGGTCGCGGCGACGAAGACGGGCCGGGTGGGCGTGATCGGCACGGCGGGCACGATCGCGTCGCGCGCCTACGACGACGCGTTCGCCGCGGCCCCGCACCTCGAGCTGTTCTCGCAGGCGTGCCCGAGGTTCGTGGAGTTCGTCGAGGCCGGCGTGACGACTGGCGACGAGGTGCTCGCGATCGCCGAGGAGTACCTCGCGCCGCTGAAACGCGCCCGCATCGACACCCTCGTGCTCGGGTGCACGCACTACCCGTTCCTCAAGGGTGCGATCTCCTACGTCATGGGCGAGGAGGTCTCGCTCGTCTCGAGCGACGTCGAGACGGCGAACGACGTCTACCGGGTGCTCGTCGGCACCCGACTCGAGCGCCGCGCGGCCACCCCGCCGAGCTACCGCTACGAGGCCACCGGCCGCTCGACGAGCGCCTTCCTCGACCTCGCCAACCGGCTCATCGGTCCCGAGATCCCGAGCGTCGAGCTCGTGCAGACCGGTGCCGTCACCATTCCCGACCATCTACGGCTTCGACAGGAGAACGCATGA